Proteins encoded together in one Microcebus murinus isolate Inina chromosome 16, M.murinus_Inina_mat1.0, whole genome shotgun sequence window:
- the TMEM271 gene encoding transmembrane protein 271: protein MKWSVRGACAALSSCLLLACALSAAAVGLKCFSLGSELRGEPFRLGAAAGAFYSGLLLAAGLSLLGAALLCCGPRDAPLAGPGPGPGLGVPAAPAGAPEDAPGEPGVATGPPGPVNSQNLLLLGVLVFMLGVLSAFAGAVIDGDTVSLVERKYSHYCLPPRAPAAAPGPAAAAPGPAPSAPRARSTLDSATSAKCRQLKDYQRGLVLSTVFNSLECLLGLLSLLLVKNYKSSQARRGRRGRRRAGRALARPRSGPGLRAQPSASRARRGRRGRRGRRLQPRPSEASILSPEESDFATPGDCAGFAAHHAVSYINVGVFHAFDEAGVEVCCGGHPSVELPGYAPSDPDLNASYPYCCRPPCEAARPWEPSPAC from the coding sequence ATGAAGTGGAGCGTCCGCGGGGCCTGCGCCGcgctctcctcctgcctcctgctcgCCTGCGCGCTCAGCGCCGCCGCCGTCGGCCTCAAGTGCTTCTCGCTGGGATCGGAGCTGCGCGGGGAGCCGTTCCGGCTGGGGGCCGCCGCCGGCGCCTTCTACTCCGGGCTGCTGCTGGCCGCCGGCCTCTCGCTGCTCGGCGCCGCCCTGCTCTGCTGCGGGCCCCGGGACGCGCCCCTCGCAGGGCCGGGGCCGGGCCCGGGGCTTGGGGTCCCCGCGGCCCCGGCAGGGGCTCCAGAGGACGCGCCGGGCGAGCCGGGGGTCGCGACCGGGCCCCCCGGGCCGGTGAACAGCCAGAACCTGCTCCTGCTCGGCGTACTCGTCTTCATGCTTGGGGTCCTCAGCGCCTTCGCGGGCGCGGTGATCGACGGCGACACCGTGTCCCTAGTGGAACGCAAGTACTCCCACTACTGCCTGCCTCCGCGGGCGCCCGCCGCagcccccggcccggccgccgcgGCCCCGGGCCCGGCCCCCAGCGCGCCACGCGCCCGCAGCACCCTGGACAGCGCCACGTCCGCCAAGTGCCGCCAGCTGAAGGACTACCAGCGCGGCCTGGTGCTCTCCACCGTCTTCAACTCGCTCGAGTGCCTCCTCGGCCTGCTCAGCCTCCTTCTGGTCAAGAACTACAAGTCGTCGCAGGCTCGGCGCGGCCGGCGCGGCCGGAGGAGGGCAGGCCGGGCCCTGGCGCGGCCCCGCAGCGGCCCCGGGCTCCGCGCGCAGCCGTCAGCCTCTCGGGCacggcggggccggcggggccggcgggggcggCGACTGCAGCCGCGGCCGAGCGAGGCCTCCATCCTGTCCCCGGAGGAGTCCGACTTCGCCACCCCCGGGGACTGCGCAGGCTTCGCGGCGCACCACGCCGTCTCCTACATCAACGTGGGCGTCTTCCACGCGTTCGACGAGGCGGGCGTGGAGGTGTGCTGCGGGGGTCACCCGTCGGTGGAGCTGCCGGGGTACGCACCCTCGGACCCCGACCTCAACGCCTCTTACCCTTACTGCTGCCGGCCGCCCTGCGAGGCGGCGCGCCCCTGGGAGCCCAGCCCGGCCTGCTGA